A genomic region of Pararge aegeria chromosome 11, ilParAegt1.1, whole genome shotgun sequence contains the following coding sequences:
- the LOC120627453 gene encoding uncharacterized protein LOC120627453: MILAVGVEEGQRRSTPPRLHEPNADCLPALSPPRLRPVTATVAEQQRSVVEGRESAMQSSPGRPVSAMTDRDASGTDRIIEAIRSINTTVQTMMTIWSPRLSKLPGATMCLVNVLRSPCPTALRASSSMRQRSTRTSSSQERPCWRNRHNTSSWRGQRVVVVLETIKGGARFIRENLRVPSTSLRGTPVRLESQPAHFCFCCKLDL; encoded by the exons ATGATTCTGGCCGTAGGCGTCGAAG AAGGGCAACGCCGCTCCACACCGCCGCGACTCCATGAACCGAACGCTGACTGTTTGCCTGCGCTGTCGCCACCACGGCTGCGACCTGTGACCGCGACTGTAGCTGAGCAACAGAGGTCGGTGGTGGAGGGTCGAGAGTCTGCTATGCAGTCTTCGCCAGGGCGTCCTGTGAGCGCAATGACGGACCGCGATGCCAGCGGAACCGATCGTATCATCGAGGCGATACGTTCAATCAATACGACG GTGCAGACGATGATGACAATATGGAGTCCACGCCTGAGCAAGCTGCCAGGAGCAACAATGTGCCTCGTGAACGTACTGCGGAGCCCGTGCCCTACTGCTCTGCGGGCATCCAGCAGCATGAGACAACGGAGCACGAGGACGTCCTCCAGTCAGGAGAGGCCGTGTTGGAGAAATCGTCACAACACGTCATCGTGGAGGGGACAACGCGTAGTGGTGGTGTTAGAGACTATAAAAGGCGGTGCGCGCTTCATTCGAGAGAATCTTCGGGTACCGTCAACTAGTTTAAGGGGGACCCCTGTCCGTTTGGAAAGTCAACCtgctcatttttgtttttgttgtaaattagatttatGA